Proteins co-encoded in one Quercus robur chromosome 8, dhQueRobu3.1, whole genome shotgun sequence genomic window:
- the LOC126697082 gene encoding 4-hydroxy-tetrahydrodipicolinate synthase, chloroplastic-like, giving the protein MAALKSDSLSLRGPALQFARPTCPDNYKRNAKWRPPQAAVIPNFHLPMRSLEVKNRTSTDDIKALRLITAIKTPYLPDGRFDLEAYDDLVNMQIVNGAEGIIVGGTTGEGQLMSWDEHIMLIGHTVNCFGGSIKVIGNTGSNSTREAIHATEQGFAVGMHGALHINPYYGKTSKEGMVSHFESVLSMGPSIIYNVPSRTGQDIPPGVIHTIARSAYLAGVKECVGNDRVKQYTDNGIVVWSGNDDECHDSRWSYGATGVISVASNLVPGLMRELMFGGKNPSLNAKLMPLIEWLFEEPNPIGLNTALAQLGVVRPVFRLPYVPLPLAKRVEFVNLVKEIGRENFVGEKDVQVLDDDDFILIGRY; this is encoded by the exons ATGGCTGCTTTGAAGAGCGATAGCTTGTCTCTGAGGGGCCCTGCTCTCCAGTTTGCGCGTCCCACCTGTCCCGATAACTATAAGAG GAATGCAAAGTGGAGGCCTCCGCAAGCAGCTGTAATACCTAATTTCCATCTTCCAATGCGCAGCTTGGAAGTTAAAAATAG GACATCGACAGATGATATAAAGGCTCTTAGATTGATAACAGCCATCAAAACTCCATACCTACCTGATGGTAGATTCGATCTAGAAGCGTATGATGACCTAGTGAACATGCAGATTGTCAATGGTGCTGAAGGTATTATTGTTGGTGGCACAACTGGTGAAGGCCAATTGATGAGCTGGGATGAACATATAATGCTTATTGGCCACACAGTAAACTGTTTTGGTGGATCAATTAAGGTTATTGGAAACACTGGAAGCAATTCCACAAGGGAAGCAATTCATGCTACCGAACAGGGTTTTGCTGTTGGAATGCATGGTGCCCTTCACATTAATCCCTACTATGGCAAAACCTCCAAGGAGGGAATGGTTTCTCACTTCGAAAGTGTTCTATCCATGGGTCCCAGCATCATATACAATGTGCCTTCGCGGACTGGCCAAGATATTCCCCCAGGTGTAATTCACACTATAGCCCGGAGTGCTTACTTGGCTGGTGTTAAGGAGTGTGTTGGAAATGATCGGGTCAAGCAGTATACAGATAATGGTATAGTAGTGTGGAGTGGGAATGATGATGAGTGCCATGATTCTAGATGGAGCTATGGAGCGACTGGGGTGATATCTGTTGCTAGCAACCTTGTTCCCGGATTAATGAGGGAACTTATGTTTGGAGGAAAGAACCCTTCACTGAATGCAAAGCTCATGCCTCTGATTGAGTGGCTTTTTGAAGAGCCAAATCCCATTGGCTTAAACACGGCTCTTGCTCAACTTGGAGTTGTGAGGCCAGTTTTCAGGCTCCCATATGTTCCTCTTCCTCTGGCAAAGAGGGTAGAGTTTGTTAATTTGGTGAAGGAAATTGGCCGGGAGAATTTTGTAGGAGAAAAAGATGTTCAGGTTCTCGATGATGACGACTTTATCTTAATTGGTCGGTATTAG